The following nucleotide sequence is from Pirellulales bacterium.
CCAACCGCTCGCGGGAGACTAACTCGGACAACGTGTCCAGCCGGGCCCGCTCCGCGCCCGTGCGGCGGGCGATCACCAGCATGGCCAACTCGCAGATGCGGGCAGGCTCGCGCCAGGTGGGCAGGTCGATCAGCGAATCGGCGCCCAGTATCAAAAACAGCTCGCGCGTTGGCTCGTCGGCACGTAGTTGGGCCAAGGTGTCTACCGTGTAGCTGACTCCGCCGCGGTCGATCTCCAACGTGCTGATCGCAAAGGCCGAATTGCCGCCAATTGCCAGCTTTAGCATTTCGACGCGCCGCTGCGCATCGGTGATGGGGCGCCCTTGCTTATGCGGCGCCTGCGAGTTCGGCACGAACCAGACCTGGTCGAGGCGGCACTCTTCGCGCGCGGTCTCGGCCAGGAGCAAATGTCCGTAGTGAATCGGATCGAAGGTGCCACCAAACAGACCGAGCCGCATGCGATTGT
It contains:
- the nadD gene encoding nicotinate-nucleotide adenylyltransferase, with the protein product MRLGLFGGTFDPIHYGHLLLAETAREECRLDQVWFVPNSQAPHKQGRPITDAQRRVEMLKLAIGGNSAFAISTLEIDRGGVSYTVDTLAQLRADEPTRELFLILGADSLIDLPTWREPARICELAMLVIARRTGAERARLDTLSELVSRERLAEFEPYQIEMPRVDLSASMLRRRVSQGLSIRYRTPRAVEKFIEVAGLYRAPELTFSPPASPESRTCGG